The following proteins come from a genomic window of Nitrospirota bacterium:
- a CDS encoding septum formation initiator family protein: MTSYIKTGDNGFRNYLRQHKRQLTIAGYVVTAIYLLFSLIFSDLGLLKYFSIKRDHNRLSHEISQLDSSNKSLREEVTKLKTDPDYIESIARDKLGLVKEGEKVYKFEERTNQK, translated from the coding sequence ATGACCTCTTATATTAAAACCGGGGATAATGGTTTTCGCAATTACTTGAGACAGCACAAGCGTCAATTAACAATTGCCGGGTATGTTGTTACTGCCATCTATCTCCTGTTCTCCCTTATCTTCAGCGACCTGGGGCTTTTAAAATATTTCTCTATAAAGAGGGACCACAACAGGCTTAGTCATGAAATATCTCAGCTTGACTCATCCAACAAATCCCTTCGTGAAGAGGTGACCAAACTCAAGACAGACCCTGATTATATAGAATCAATTGCACGGGACAAACTTGGATTGGTAAAGGAGGGGGAGAAGGTGTATAAGTTTGAAGAGAGGACAAATCAAAAATAA
- the eno gene encoding phosphopyruvate hydratase — MSEIIDVFAREILDSRGNPTVEAEIILESGTMARAAVPSGASTGTHEAVELRDGEKRRYLGKGVNKAVANVIDTIGPEIIGMDATEQVLIDKTMIEMDGTDNKSNLGANAILSVSLAIARAAAEDVGLPLYQYIGGVGARELPVPMMNILNGGKHADNNLDLQEFMIIPAGTDNVADAIRMGTEVFHTLKSILHKKGLSTSVGDEGGFAPNLSSNEEAIQLIMKSIEDAGYRPGEDILIALDSASSEFYKDGKYYLKGEGKEGRSSEDMINFYEDLVNRYPIISIEDGLAEDDWAGWKALTSRLGKRVQLVGDDIFVTNVKLLEKGINEGVGNSILVKVNQIGSLTETLDAIEMAKRAGYTAVISHRSGETEDTTIADLSVACNAGQIKTGSLSRTDRLAKYNQLIRIEEELGEIALYRGRKVFKR; from the coding sequence ATGAGTGAAATAATTGATGTGTTTGCACGGGAGATACTGGATTCAAGAGGAAATCCGACGGTTGAGGCAGAAATAATACTTGAGAGTGGGACTATGGCCCGTGCGGCTGTTCCGTCAGGGGCATCTACAGGGACGCATGAGGCCGTTGAATTAAGGGATGGAGAAAAGAGGCGTTATCTTGGGAAGGGTGTTAACAAGGCGGTTGCAAATGTAATTGATACGATTGGTCCTGAGATTATCGGGATGGATGCAACAGAGCAGGTGCTTATTGATAAGACTATGATCGAGATGGACGGCACTGATAATAAAAGTAACCTCGGTGCTAATGCCATCTTGAGTGTATCACTTGCAATTGCAAGGGCAGCGGCAGAGGATGTCGGCCTTCCGCTTTATCAATACATAGGCGGTGTGGGTGCACGTGAACTGCCTGTACCGATGATGAATATCCTGAATGGCGGTAAGCACGCTGATAACAACCTCGACCTGCAGGAGTTCATGATAATACCGGCAGGGACTGACAATGTTGCTGATGCCATAAGAATGGGGACAGAGGTGTTTCACACACTTAAAAGCATATTGCATAAGAAGGGTTTGAGTACCTCAGTGGGTGATGAAGGCGGGTTTGCCCCAAACCTTTCCTCAAATGAAGAGGCGATTCAGTTAATAATGAAGAGTATCGAAGACGCAGGTTACAGGCCCGGCGAGGACATCCTGATTGCACTTGATTCTGCATCCAGTGAATTTTACAAAGACGGCAAATATTATTTAAAGGGTGAGGGTAAAGAGGGCAGGTCTTCTGAAGATATGATAAATTTCTATGAGGACTTGGTAAACAGGTACCCCATTATTTCTATTGAAGACGGGCTTGCAGAGGATGACTGGGCAGGATGGAAGGCCCTGACCTCAAGGCTTGGAAAGAGAGTCCAACTAGTCGGTGATGATATTTTTGTCACCAATGTAAAACTCCTTGAAAAGGGGATAAATGAGGGAGTAGGAAATTCTATTCTTGTAAAGGTAAATCAGATAGGTTCATTAACAGAGACACTGGATGCTATTGAGATGGCAAAGCGGGCAGGCTATACTGCGGTTATCTCTCACCGTTCAGGCGAGACAGAGGATACAACCATTGCAGACCTCTCAGTTGCATGTAATGCAGGCCAGATCAAGACCGGTTCATTATCAAGGACAGACAGACTTGCCAAATACAATCAGCTCATCCGCATAGAAGAAGAGCTTGGAGAGATAGCATTGTATAGGGGCAGGAAGGTGTTTAAAAGATAG